ATCTAGACGCGGCAATGTCGGATGCACATTGGCGAAAAGTCGAACACTCAACGCCACCAGCGCACATCCCGGAGATCAAAGGCGCAACAGCAACACATCTATACGCGGCAATGTCGGAGGTACATCAGTGAATACTGCATCGCCACACGTCCTCGAGATCTTACGCATGGCAACAACTAATCTATACGTGGCAACGTTGGAGGCACGTGGGCCGGTGAATCGAAGGCGGGATAGCAACACATCCAATGcaaagctcaagatgccgggactCCCAACAGATCAAAGTCATGACAGCGTTATCATCAACTTTGTACAATATGTCTCCACGTACTACCTACATATATGTTATGAAtaaaaaaataatttcaaatttcgtTTGAAGGTAACAACGATACGATGTACAGAGCCAAAAGGAGAGAGTAGAGCAATACGTGCATCTTTTTTTTTTGTTGAGAGAAGAATAAACTCACGTGCATCTAAGCTACCGATGTCTCAACCCTAGCCTAAAAAAAGTTGCCGAGTGTCTGCATCTACGGATTGGACGCTAGACTTTGTATTATTCTTTTATGTTAGCATACGTTGATAGATTGGTGCAAATAAGTTTGATGTCAAAAAACTATAGCAAGCACATAGCTCAAAACTAAATGATTGACCCAACAAAACAAAATATTACATAAATGTTACTGTCGCTTTAAGCTAGAGAATCTGCACATTTGATCAGGGGTCAATCGAAGGACAAACGTTATTAGTCAGGTTGCTCACAAAAATAAAAACATATTTTTCATTATGTGAATAAAGAATAAAACTAAATTTATATCTGCAGTTCAAAAATATGagtaaaaataaatagaaaattaTTTTTATCATATTAGATTCAGAAATGGGATTTACATATAAATTATACTGAACATGAAATacaataaaaaaatttaaaaaatcaaaTTACCGTCAGATTAAAATGAAACTTGATGCAAATGAATGGACAAAAAAAGTCACTCTTGGGTCAATTTTCACAGCTATTTTATGAGTATCTTTGCTTACATGAATCTCGATGAGAGAATCAGATAGTTCTGATCGGTCGTTGAATGCTAATTTCACAGTTGTCCGAGAAATAGCAATACCAAAATGTTTATTACTAACTATATATAAATAACATTTTGTCAAAGACGAACGTACCAATCATATTACCCACATACGAGTAGGAAATTCCCACCAAAGTTTGATCATGTTTCCTCGAGATGCATACGTTACCTATAATATTTtttgtaaattaaactatatatcAACGACAATGTCAGAAAAATAAACTAAGTAATATCTGTTTCCCTACATTGGAAAATATTGGTATAGAATATAATAATATATATAATTGAACATGTGGGTGAAGGAAAGAAAAAAGGTTAAGCAAGAAGGTTAGGAGCAAATTTATTGCAAGTGCGCGAATAACCATTTTAGCTATTCTAAAAATCACATTTCAATTCAAAAGAACATATTCATCATCAGAAAAAAAGCTACTCTGTGCTCGAGTGAGAGAAAATCTAGCAATTTCCACACCATTAAAAAATAGGTTGTCTTAGACTGGACAGCAGCGAAATAGTAAGGAACATAGTTTCATTTTGTTGGCAATGACTTCTAGAGTAATATGAGTGGAAGGACAAATGCATAGGGATGAGATGGAAAGGGATTGGGAAAGCTGGCAACCAACAGCTACAAATCGTGAGACTCCTAGAAAATTTCAATGGGACACCAAGTTTAATAATTTTTTCTAAATATAACTTCTCTATGTAAATACTCATGTAGCAGCTAACCAAAATCATCATGAGAAAAAAACTACACTTTGCTCGAGGGAGAGAAAATCTAGCAATTTCCACGCCATTAAAAAATTAGGTTGTTTCAGACTGGACAGCAGCGAAATAGTAAATAACATTGTTTCATTTTCCTGGGAATGACTTCTAAAGTAATATCACGGCAAGGATGAATGCATAGGGATGAGAAGGAAAGGAATTGggaaaaagctggcaaccaacaaCTACTAATTGTGAGACTTTTAGAAAATTTAAATGGAACCCCAAGTTTAATAATGTTTTCTAAATATAACTTCTCTATATAAATAATCATGTAGCAGCTAACCAAAAAAAGACATTAATTTTTTAGCaagtctagccgcgcaaatgcgcgggttatATTGCTAGTTGTTTAAATAGCGATGGGACACGAGGAGCCAACCGGCGTTCTGTTTAATGCCAGCCGGCTGACGAACGAACATGTGGCTGCAGTAATTATCCTGGCACACGCGCGGGTTTAATGGTGGAAGGCGGGCAGTCTGGAGGAATGAGGCAGGATGTGTGTTTAGCCGGCGTGCAGCGGGGCGGTACCCTTGGCGTGCGTGGGGCGGTACTGGAGGCATGAATGTGGGCAGCCGGCGCAGAGCGGGAACACGTGTGTGCGAGAGAGGAGGGGGTTTGGGTGGGCACGAGTGGTCGGAAGCAGTCGTGGGTGTTGTCCGGACGCGTGCAAAGCCCCCCTCCCCCATGTgttgtctccggtttgcgggagaaagtACGTCTGGACTGCCCTGTGGACCGATACAAGCCCGCATTAGATGGCACAACATGTCCGGACCATGTGGTCCGGATGGTTGTGGACGGTTTAAttgagggtcggcgttggagatgccttaGAGTTTATGAATCCATTGTGTTTTCCTAATCATAAAAAATCACTTATAATAAGTTATATGGAAAGACACGTATATAAGTTAGGTTCAGACTCCAGCTTTCCTCTTATATATGTTTTCTTTTCTGATCCGACTGATTCCAATAGAGTGAGCCTAGCGTTGTTTTTCTGGAAACTCGATACACGTTCTTTCAAGCAAATCACATCCATTCTTTTTAActaatttttttcttgttttaataATATAATAAATCATTTGTATTTCTTATCTCGAACAGTTGACCTGTAATTCCTATTGTAATCTAAGGATAATGTTTGGATTTtactttcaaatatttgaaatggccatgatggaatcacatccatttattttattattatttgaaTTTGATCCAAAAGATAAATAATGAGTAGACGTCCTGAAAACTTTTCTGAGAACTTTGGTAATCAAAAGACAAAAAAGGTTTTAAGAACTGAAGCAAACCACGAATTTTACTCTCTATTTTACTAAAGCAAGTGGCTGCTATTTAGGTCTAGTGAATACCAAATTGACCAACAACCTTTTTTCCAAATTGGAAGGAATGCAGTTCTCAGCTCTCACCGTGGTGATTATACAATCTGGATTTTCGAGCTGTAGCTAGTCAACTTATGTTAGTGGCATATGTAACATAGTGTTGGTCACTGGGAATGGATGAAGCCATGAGTGAAGGAACAGGAAATGACAGAAGTATGATTTGTAGAATTTCAAAACTCAAAATATCTAGTTTTATGGAGTGATATGAAATAAGCAAACCAACTGCTTATAAAAATGTAAAATTAAACGACATATTTAGAAATGTGATTGTGAAGTCATTGTCACAAAATATGACCCCACTAAAAATGAACATTCAACCTTATTTTCAGAAGTTTGCATACAAATCCCATGTAAATTATGGTAGTGCTCACAAACAAATAAACTAAAATCGTGCTTGATCCACCATGAAACTTACTACCTTGTCTATATTCTTGAAGAGCTCAAAAAATGCTGAAGCAATGCCACCTAGCTAGATATATACTTTTGTCATGTCCAGAGATTTCCTGCACCATGAACAAGAATGCCACCGCAATAATAGTCGCTCTTTTGCGACAAAAAAAATACTGACTTTGGACAGCAATGCCTGCACAACTACTATCTGTACGCCATGCATGCACCCATGTATGTCAGTAATACATATTATAAGCTTGTGAACATTGGTTTCAAAGTAGTGATACCAACAATACATCATCCAGTGATGGCCAGTCGCAGTACCTAGATGCCACTTCGGTGCCTGGTTTCAAAGTCGCAAGTTCATGGCAGGGAAAGCAATCATGTGTCTAGAGTAGAGACTTAAATAAAGACCCATGCCATGTAGATGGATCAGATAATTATGCCAATCCTGATTTTTCAGTGCAAATCCAGTTCTAAAATTTCCACTTGTTTAGTTGCTCCCAAAAAGGGCTATACAGTTAACCAAAATGAATTTTGCTCCTAACACCACAGTTTGTTTCCAACGATCAAGAGAGCGAGCTTCACCATAGTGAAGTGTGTTTGATTAAGTACCTGAGCCGGTGTTGTACATGCATATATGATATGTTCACCGCTCCTACCGGATGCCCGCCGCCGAACTCACCATCCGTTCTACACAAGCAGCAAAACCGATCAGATAAGCTATTTCGGTTGTTACTTGTATAGTCTGATGGAACGATCAGTTCCAGAATTACGCCATGGCGCCATCTTTTATATGCAATATACTGTGAACTGAATTTTCTGTCAGTGAAGTTGACAGAACAGAGTACTACAGGGTAGAGGGGTAGAGCATGCAAGTGGTGATTGTTGTGTGGTTTTTACGTTAGTTATTTGTGCACCGGGCGTCTAGGTAGCGTTGGCTGGCCATCTGCAGCTCATAGGCGCACGAGCACAGCGGTGGCACGCCCAGCACCGCCTCCACTGCCCGCAAGGACGCCACCTAGCCGCCGCCGTATCTGGAGAAGAAGCAACAAGCATGTAAGAGTTTGTCCGTGGACGCTCTATGGATCGACCTGATCGATCACTCGTTTTGTGCATGCACCACCACACATGGCTGAACCGAGCATCCTCCTGGCGGCGCCCAGTGAGACCGTCCTCGCAGCGGCCACGGCTCGATGGTTCGCCCCCGTGTGCACGGTACGTGCCGCAGCCTGCAGTCAAAACAGAGCGCGTAGAAGGTGAAGGCAAGGGGAGCTGGTGTGCTGGGAGGGAGACTCCTGGAGCTAGGGAGCACGCCGACGCCATTGCTCAAGGTGCAAGTTTGTTTCAATCTTCAATCCTGCTCGCTGTTGATTCTGGTTACAGTAAATTTTAGCTAGATATGGTGTAACCTAAGTGTTATGCCTAGTcttaatctatctatctatccaaTCTTCTATTCGGCGAGGTGGCTGCGCCTGTGGCAGATGTGGCCGCTGCCATGGCCGGCGCCAGACCTGGTCGATCTCCCTCTTCTGTATTTGAGAAAAAAAATCTCCCTCTTCTCTTCTGATGAGAAGGGGAAGAGGTGGTGAGAGATGAAGTCGACGGCTTTGGGGAGAGGATACGGGAGGACGCCGGTAGTGAGGCGGCATGAGGAAGACAAGGTGGTTGGCAGCGGCGACGCGTGAGGGGAGGGCAAGGGAGGTGTAGTGGTGCATGTTGAGGAGTGGGTGTGCAGCGTGCCCAGTTCTCGAGGGAGGAAGGAGGTCGTCAAGGGAGTGATCCATGGGAGTTTCTTTTCCTTCTGAGCGAGCCTAGTTGGGCTCTCTGCAGCGTCTAGGCCCAATGCACCACATGTCTTCAAATTGGCCACCAGTAGCAGCCCATAGAACAGACAGGGCCAGTTTACAAATTTTAAAACATAAGTTTTTTAGCGCCCATGAAAAACAGAACACATATCTTTCCAAACATAATGAACTGTAGGTACCACCAAAAAAACCATAATGAACTATAGGTTGTTACAAGAACTCATGCCATCCCACAGCCGCCCTCCCACCCTGCCAACATTGTTGCAACTGCACTCGCAAGCGTTACCATAGATGATCATTTGCATGATTTCGCGTAAAACAAAATAAGATCTACAAACGAATAGAAGCTACACATACCTTGGCATGCACACACATTGGAAGCCATACCAAGGTGATAAGTGTTAATAACTTGTACGACATATACAACAGTTAAGATAAGTGAAAGCAATTTGATGAGTCATGGTCTATCAAAGCAAGCTTTATTACTACTCTAATCTATCTTAACAGGTCACACATGATTACAATCCTTTTTGTGTGCAAGTCAAGCTTATCTAGTTTACACGTAACAACTTGTAGAACATTACACAATTGATGTTTGCTAATAACTTCTAGAAAGCTAAAACACTTGACATGTAAAAAGAATTTGATGAGTCATGACCTAGTAAATCAAGTTACATTACTAGTCTCATCTATCTTAACAGGTCACACAAGATTACAAACTAAGTTCTGCGCAAGCAATGCTTATCTAGTTTACACATAACAACTTGCAAAACATTACAAATTTAGTTTCAAAAAATTAGGCAATCTAGATTAGTGTTTGAGTTGTAAATTGAATAAGATGAGTCATGTGTGTTATCACAACTTTTTGGTGGTGGAATGATAGTGCCACCAAACGCAACATACCAAATTATGATTTTAGGAAGCATCCAAGCACTTTCCAGACAAGCAAATGCCAATTGTGAAGGAGATGATGCCATGGCAGCTATAAATAGGCCTGTAGCATGATGATCATCCTTCCTCATCCATCATTCTCATAAGTAGAGTGCATCATTCAAGCCAAGCAAGGAGTGGTCAATACAAATCCACCATGAAGACCTTTCTCATCCTTGCCCTCCTTGCTATCGTGGCGACCACCACCACAACTGCAGTTAGAGTTCCAGTGCCACAATTGCAGCCACAAAATCCATCTCAGCAACAACCACAAGAGCAAGTTCCATTGGTGCAACAACAACAATTTCTagggcagcaacaacaacaattTCCAGGGCAACAACAACCATTTCCACCACAACAGCCATATCCGCAGCCGCAACCATTTCTGCCACAACTACCATATCCGCAGCCGCAACCATTTCCACCACAACAATCATATCCACAACCACAACCACAATATCCGCAACCACAACAACCAATTTCGCAGCAACAAGCacaactactacaacaacaacaacaacaacaacaacaacaacaacaacaacaacaaatcctTCAACAAATTCTGCAACAACAACTGATTCCATGCAGGGATGTCGTCTTGCAACAACCCAATATAGCACATGCAAGCTCACAAGTATCGCAACAAAGTTACCAACTGTTGCAACAATTATGTTGTCAGCAACTGTGGCAGACCCCCGAGCAGTCACGGTGCCAAGCCATCCACAATGTCATTCATGCTATTATTTTGCATCATcgtcatcaacaacaacaacaacaacaacaacaacaacaacaacaaccgtcGAGCCAGGTCTCCTACCAGCAGCCTCAGCAACAATATCCATCAGGCCAGGGCTTCTTCCAGCCATCTCAGCAAAACCCACAGGCCCAGGGCTTTGTCCAACCTCAGCAACTGCCGCAGTTCGAGGAAATAAGGAACCTAGCGCTGCAGACGCTACCAGCAATGTGCAATGTCTACATCCCTCCATATTGCTCGACCACCATTGCGCCATTTGGCATCATGAGTACTAACTGAGAAGAGAAGAACTCTATTACTAGATATATGAAACACCGTTTTCTTAAAACATGGTTTGGTCGTTGTAGCGGTGAAAAATAAAGTGACATGCACTATCATGTAAGAACCCGAACTAGACTATTTCAAACTTGGAAATAAAAGACAAACACAGGTCTTGTCTgcatatgattgtttgtttgagttCCATTCATGTGCCCGTTCACAAGTTCACCCCTAATTATATATATTAAGCATTAGTTAGATGTTTATGTGCATTAATCTAAAGATAACAAAATGAATCTGAAACTTGAATTTAATTAAAGTATTTTCTTGGACTTTCAAATTGAGCATTGATAGTGAGGACTATCCACATCCTTGGCTTGCCCTTGATCAATTATTTCCAAAGAAGCATTCAATTCATCAGTCACTTACATTGATTTTTGTGGCTTGTACTTCTCCTCAACATGAGTATCTTCATTGCAGCTACTCCAAATCTGCCACATAACTGAAGCATTAATAGTGCTCTTCCTTGCATCAAGGAAATATGGATCGAAGATATCTCTTGACCATGTTTTCGGGTGCAACCTTGGGAGTTTTATGTCAAAATATTCTCAAGAAGAATCCAAGAATAAACTTGCATGCTCACGTGTGACAAGGGCATATGAAGTAACATTTCCTCACCAAGGCCACACATAGGGCACACACATAACCCCATCACATGCCTTTTTAGTTATGCATATGAAGGTAGGATGTTTTTAATTACTCTGCACCAAAATACTCTTAACTTGGATTGTACCCTAAGCTTTCGTTGCCTTTTACATTTTTCTTCCCCATTAGATGAACTAGATAGTCCAGCTACCACACGATACCTTGTGTTCATCTCGGCTCTGTACAACAATTGAACAGAAGAAATGTCATTTCTTTACCATACCCATGACCAAATGTtctctgctactccctccgtcccaaaatactgCCATCCATGTCGACAACAATGAGTCATATAGGACCGCTATGCCTCTGTTGAAGGAGGTGGTGGAGCGATCCGGAGATTATTCTGCCATCCATGTTGAGTAAAACCTCACTGGCCACTTGCTCCAACCGCATACACACCGCCATAAACAACGGTTGGTACTCAGTTCGGTGTAGCATACACCATGTAGGAAGCGAGTGCTTACTCCTAGCTACTGAATTATGTACACCAAATAAACCCATTTACACGAAGTTAATGACAAAAAAGTTGATGCTTGCTACGCAGATGTGTAGTACAAATTAAGAAGTGCAAGATAAAAAGATGCTGGTCCTTGATTCGTTGTTGATCCTGAGCATGCCATCATCAACTTGTAGTTAATTATCATACAAATTGGCTCTTTCATAGAGTTGGAGGCTAGCTCCTTGGATCAGCACGCGCTTAAACACAAAGAACACGTATATGTATTCTCTCCGAAGTTCAACTCTTGATTGGCCAGCAAAAATGGTCCGACCGGGTAGAGGAAAGGCATGTTTGCTAGTACGCCTGGAGGAAATGCCTttgattagggcatctccaacggcgaccAGTAAATTTTCTCCCATATTTGTCCACGGACAAGGGATCAGTCCGTGGATATGGATATAGAAATCGGCCATCCAACGTTGTCCGCATATATTTCGAACACTTCTTTTAAAAAATcgaatgaaattcatgcaaacacagtGGATTCCATACAAACCGGACAAAAACGtttacattttggacatatttttAACTAAAAACTCTACAGCCGGCACCGGCGACGACGAATATCCTCCGGCGACATGGATACCCTTGACTAGTCTACTGCCGGCTGCAGCGGATCTCCAATGTCATCCCCATGTCCGGCAGCTGTGAGCCCTAGGTATATGCTTCAACGCAAAGAGCAGCTCGCCTCCCTACCACTCATCGGAGTGGAACAACCAACTGATGCTTCTGCCAATGGGAAAGGGTTCCTACGCTACATAGGTCAGAGTTGGTTTTGGGTTGGGAACGGTGGTGGCCTGCCAGAGGGCAAGACACCGGCTGTGTACGCTGGTGTCACCTCAATATGGcattcatgggacccaagcgacaGCTTCTCCTCGACTATTGTGGCGAGCACAGACGTGTTGGACACCACCTCGTCGATGTCCATGCAGCCCGCTTCTTTCTCTGTAGTCAGGACGCGGTGACACGCGCTTTGACATAGGATGACGCGCTCACAGGCACGGGAGGGGCGGTACAACATGGCACCATCAATGGCAGCCATGATGCCCGTGCCACTGTGGTCCCTCTCAGTGTCGacctgga
Above is a window of Triticum aestivum cultivar Chinese Spring chromosome 6B, IWGSC CS RefSeq v2.1, whole genome shotgun sequence DNA encoding:
- the LOC123135670 gene encoding alpha/beta-gliadin A-III-like isoform X2, translating into MKTFLILALLAIVATTTTTAVRVPVPQLQPQNPSQQQPQEQVPLVQQQQFLGQQQQQFPGQQQPFPPQQPYPQPQPFLPQLPYPQPQPFPPQQSYPQPQPQYPQPQQPISQQQAQLLQQQQQQQQQQQQQQQQQQQQQQQPSSQVSYQQPQQQYPSGQGFFQPSQQNPQAQGFVQPQQLPQFEEIRNLALQTLPAMCNVYIPPYCSTTIAPFGIMSTN
- the LOC123135670 gene encoding alpha/beta-gliadin A-III-like isoform X1: MKTFLILALLAIVATTTTTAVRVPVPQLQPQNPSQQQPQEQVPLVQQQQFLGQQQQQFPGQQQPFPPQQPYPQPQPFLPQLPYPQPQPFPPQQSYPQPQPQYPQPQQPISQQQAQLLQQQQQQQQQQQQQQQQQQQQQQQQQQQQPSSQVSYQQPQQQYPSGQGFFQPSQQNPQAQGFVQPQQLPQFEEIRNLALQTLPAMCNVYIPPYCSTTIAPFGIMSTN
- the LOC123135670 gene encoding alpha/beta-gliadin A-III-like isoform X3 produces the protein MKTFLILALLAIVATTTTTAVRVPVPQLQPQNPSQQQPQEQVPLVQQQQFLGQQQQQFPGQQQPFPPQQPYPQPQPFLPQLPYPQPQPFPPQQSYPQPQPQYPQPQQPISQQQAQLLQQQQQQQQQQQQQQQQQQQQQQPSSQVSYQQPQQQYPSGQGFFQPSQQNPQAQGFVQPQQLPQFEEIRNLALQTLPAMCNVYIPPYCSTTIAPFGIMSTN